In Tenacibaculum pacificus, a single window of DNA contains:
- the folE gene encoding GTP cyclohydrolase I FolE, with the protein MKSKIKNIQINNDNIISNFSIDDIGDDHMYTGLETPMKADAFLLSDHQKKEKISDLFAQIMDVMGLDLTDDSLKGTPNRVAKMYIDEVFSGLNPANKPKIALFDNKYQYNQMLVEKNITFYSNCEHHFVPIIGKAHIAYVSSGKVIGISKLNRIVQYYAKRPQVQERLTNQIVTDLKAILDTENIAVIIDAKHLCVSSRGVKDDASATVTSFYGGVFNTSEKITELQNYLNQ; encoded by the coding sequence ATGAAATCAAAAATAAAAAATATACAGATTAATAATGATAATATAATTAGTAATTTTTCTATTGATGATATAGGTGATGACCATATGTACACTGGTTTAGAAACTCCTATGAAAGCTGATGCTTTTTTGTTATCTGATCATCAAAAGAAAGAGAAAATTTCTGATTTATTTGCCCAAATAATGGATGTTATGGGTTTAGATCTTACAGATGATTCTTTAAAAGGTACTCCAAATAGGGTTGCCAAAATGTATATAGATGAAGTGTTTTCAGGACTTAACCCTGCTAATAAACCTAAAATTGCATTATTTGACAATAAATATCAATATAACCAAATGTTGGTTGAAAAGAACATTACTTTTTATTCTAATTGCGAACATCACTTTGTACCTATAATTGGTAAAGCACATATTGCGTATGTGTCTTCAGGTAAAGTTATTGGTATTTCTAAGTTGAATAGAATTGTACAATATTATGCAAAACGACCTCAGGTGCAGGAGCGTTTAACAAATCAGATAGTAACAGATTTAAAAGCTATTTTAGATACAGAGAATATTGCCGTTATTATTGATGCAAAACATTTATGTGTTTCATCTAGAGGAGTAAAAGATGATGCTTCTGCTACAGTTACTTCTTTTTATGGTGGCGTATTTAATACATCAGAGAAAATTACAGAGTTACAAAATTATTTAAATCAGTAG
- the era gene encoding GTPase Era has protein sequence MTHKSGFVNIIGNPNVGKSTLMNALVGEKLSIITAKAQTTRHRILGIVNDDNHQVIFSDTPGIIKPAYELQNSMMDFVKSAFDDADVLIYMVEVGEKELKNEAFFNRIIHSEIPVILLLNKIDKSSQDEVEEKIEYWKNKVPNAFVYVISALEKFNVDSVFTKIIELLPEGPAFYPKDQLTDKPERFFVNEKIREKILTHYKKEIPYSIEVETEEFFEEENIIKIRSVIMVERDTQKGIIIGHKGTALKRVGTESRKDLELFFDKKVFLELYVKVNKNWRSNDKQLKRFGYKD, from the coding sequence ATGACACATAAATCAGGATTTGTAAACATCATCGGAAACCCAAATGTTGGGAAATCAACTTTAATGAACGCTTTAGTTGGTGAAAAATTATCAATTATTACAGCTAAAGCACAAACTACTAGACATCGTATTTTAGGAATTGTAAATGATGATAATCATCAAGTTATTTTTTCTGATACTCCAGGAATTATAAAACCTGCTTATGAACTACAAAATTCAATGATGGATTTTGTAAAATCAGCTTTTGATGATGCCGATGTATTAATTTATATGGTAGAAGTTGGAGAAAAAGAATTAAAAAATGAAGCTTTTTTTAATAGAATAATCCACAGTGAAATTCCTGTTATTTTATTATTAAATAAAATTGACAAATCATCACAAGACGAAGTTGAAGAAAAAATAGAATACTGGAAAAATAAAGTACCAAATGCTTTTGTCTATGTAATTTCGGCTTTAGAAAAATTTAATGTGGATTCTGTTTTCACTAAAATTATAGAATTACTTCCTGAAGGTCCTGCTTTTTATCCGAAGGATCAATTAACAGATAAGCCTGAACGCTTTTTTGTCAATGAAAAAATACGTGAAAAAATATTAACACACTATAAAAAAGAAATTCCATATTCTATTGAAGTAGAAACCGAAGAATTTTTTGAAGAAGAAAATATCATCAAAATCCGTTCGGTTATTATGGTAGAACGTGATACTCAAAAAGGAATTATTATAGGACATAAAGGTACTGCACTTAAACGAGTAGGTACAGAATCTCGTAAAGATTTAGAACTGTTTTTTGATAAAAAAGTGTTTTTAGAATTATATGTTAAAGTAAATAAAAACTGGCGTTCTAACGACAAACAGTTAAAACGTTTTGGATATAAAGACTAA
- a CDS encoding protein-disulfide reductase DsbD domain-containing protein: MRELLTIAIFFVSVFSYGQMDNPVKWTTAVEKISEEEIELIAIVTLEDEWHIYSQKMEEGGPVATSFSFRGDQRYIKKGNTEEEEGHIVNDEIFAMSIKYFNNTAVFKQRIRLNTNEKFIIKGTVEYMVCSNESCLPPEEVALSFQVN; encoded by the coding sequence ATGAGGGAATTACTGACAATCGCAATATTTTTCGTAAGTGTTTTTTCTTACGGACAAATGGATAACCCTGTAAAATGGACTACTGCAGTAGAAAAAATATCAGAAGAAGAAATTGAATTAATAGCGATAGTAACTCTAGAGGATGAATGGCATATTTATTCTCAAAAAATGGAAGAAGGAGGTCCTGTAGCAACTTCGTTCTCTTTTAGAGGAGATCAACGTTATATTAAAAAAGGAAATACTGAAGAGGAAGAAGGGCATATTGTAAATGATGAAATATTTGCAATGAGTATTAAGTATTTTAATAATACAGCAGTATTTAAACAACGAATTAGATTAAATACAAATGAAAAATTTATCATAAAAGGAACTGTTGAATATATGGTTTGTTCTAATGAAAGTTGTTTGCCTCCTGAAGAGGTAGCTTTGTCTTTTCAAGTTAATTAA
- a CDS encoding Lacal_2735 family protein yields MFGIFKKKTEKEKLQYQYEKLLKEAHTLSTTNRKMSDKKSFEAEEVMLKIEKLN; encoded by the coding sequence ATGTTTGGAATATTTAAAAAGAAAACAGAAAAAGAAAAACTTCAATATCAATATGAAAAACTTTTAAAAGAAGCACATACACTATCTACAACAAATAGAAAAATGAGTGATAAAAAAAGTTTTGAAGCAGAAGAAGTTATGCTAAAAATAGAAAAACTTAATTAA
- a CDS encoding protein-disulfide reductase DsbD family protein has translation MKKICIFFVLLINLSVTAQIFNPIQWKTKVEKITDSKYKLITEATIKDSWSLYSQEVPKGGPIPTTFFYNDKENKIKLIGKTEEPKGKIKFTKLFNDEGMSIKSFAYKAVFKQEIDLTDPTVKTINAFVEFIACTDEQCLPPKEIDLVFDLTKAIVKKQNISEVNKSTNTNKKDKKGMIAIFFIAFLSGFAALLTPCVFPMIPMTVSFFTKQSKSKAEGIRNAIIYGVSIIGIYVLLGSVVTGVFGADALNALSTNVWFNVAFFLILVIFAVSFLGAFEITLPSSWATKVDSQADRGGLIGIFFMALALAIVSFSCTGPIVGTLLVESASKGGIAPIVGMLGFSSAIAIPFALFAMFPGWLNSLPKSGGWLNTVKVVLGFLELALAFKFLSNADLVLQLHLFEREVFIAIWIAIFGALALYLLGKIKLPHDDSQTHISVGRLFLGLIVGAFTVYMLPGLWGAPLNLISAFPPPQHYSESPYGVGFTKKNTQVVSVTNSEKTHTGLPEGAHLMPPHDIISFHDYDKGLAYAKKVGKPVMIDFTGHACVNCRKMEQNVWVKPNVLDVLKTKVVLISLYVDDKRKLKDDEVVESKLNPGKKLKYIGQKWSELQTIKYKANTQPFYVLMAHDESNLIDPVSYTPDPSEYYDWLTKGVSNFKK, from the coding sequence ATGAAAAAAATATGCATATTTTTTGTCTTATTGATAAACTTATCAGTAACAGCTCAGATATTTAATCCTATTCAATGGAAGACCAAAGTAGAAAAGATAACTGATTCAAAATATAAATTAATTACAGAAGCTACAATTAAAGATAGTTGGAGCTTATATTCTCAAGAAGTACCTAAAGGAGGGCCAATTCCGACAACTTTTTTTTATAATGATAAAGAAAATAAGATAAAATTAATAGGAAAGACAGAAGAACCTAAGGGAAAAATTAAGTTTACAAAACTATTTAATGACGAAGGAATGTCTATTAAGTCATTTGCTTATAAAGCAGTTTTTAAGCAAGAAATAGACTTAACTGATCCTACTGTAAAAACAATTAATGCTTTTGTCGAATTTATTGCTTGTACAGATGAGCAATGTTTACCTCCAAAAGAAATCGATTTAGTTTTTGATTTAACGAAAGCTATTGTAAAAAAACAAAATATTTCAGAGGTTAATAAATCAACTAATACTAATAAGAAAGATAAAAAAGGAATGATAGCTATCTTTTTTATTGCTTTTTTATCAGGATTTGCAGCTTTGTTAACGCCTTGTGTTTTTCCAATGATTCCAATGACAGTAAGCTTTTTTACCAAACAAAGTAAAAGTAAAGCTGAAGGAATTAGAAATGCTATTATTTATGGAGTATCAATAATTGGAATATATGTATTATTAGGAAGTGTAGTAACGGGTGTTTTTGGTGCCGATGCTTTAAATGCGTTGTCAACAAATGTATGGTTTAATGTCGCTTTCTTTTTGATATTAGTAATTTTTGCAGTATCATTTTTAGGTGCTTTTGAAATAACATTGCCAAGTTCTTGGGCTACTAAAGTAGATTCTCAAGCAGATAGAGGTGGTTTAATTGGTATCTTTTTTATGGCATTGGCTTTAGCAATTGTATCGTTTTCATGTACAGGACCAATTGTAGGAACATTATTAGTAGAGTCTGCATCAAAAGGAGGTATCGCACCTATTGTTGGTATGTTAGGTTTTTCTTCAGCAATAGCAATACCATTTGCATTATTTGCAATGTTTCCAGGTTGGTTAAATTCATTACCAAAATCGGGTGGATGGTTAAATACAGTAAAAGTAGTTTTAGGATTTTTAGAATTAGCCTTGGCTTTTAAATTTTTATCGAATGCCGATTTAGTTTTACAATTACATTTATTTGAAAGAGAAGTTTTTATTGCTATTTGGATAGCAATATTCGGAGCTTTAGCATTATATTTATTAGGTAAAATTAAGTTACCACATGATGATTCTCAAACTCATATTTCTGTAGGAAGATTGTTTTTAGGTTTAATTGTAGGAGCTTTTACCGTATATATGTTACCAGGTTTATGGGGAGCACCTTTAAATTTAATTAGTGCTTTTCCACCACCACAACATTATAGTGAATCTCCATATGGAGTAGGATTTACAAAGAAAAATACGCAGGTAGTTTCAGTTACTAATTCTGAAAAAACGCATACAGGTTTACCTGAAGGAGCACATTTAATGCCTCCTCATGATATTATTTCTTTTCATGATTATGATAAAGGATTGGCCTACGCTAAAAAAGTAGGAAAACCTGTTATGATTGATTTTACAGGTCATGCTTGTGTAAATTGTAGAAAAATGGAACAAAACGTTTGGGTAAAACCTAATGTTTTAGATGTATTAAAAACCAAAGTAGTTTTAATTTCTTTGTATGTTGATGATAAAAGAAAGTTAAAAGATGATGAGGTTGTTGAGTCTAAATTAAACCCAGGAAAAAAGTTAAAGTATATAGGTCAAAAGTGGAGCGAATTACAAACTATAAAGTATAAAGCAAATACGCAACCTTTTTATGTATTAATGGCGCATGACGAATCTAATTTAATTGATCCAGTTTCTTATACACCAGATCCTTCTGAATATTATGATTGGTTAACAAAAGGAGTATCAAACTTTAAGAAATAG
- a CDS encoding glutathione peroxidase — MKRISKAKLTGSVVIKKNPESIYNIAINGLNGQPILLSAFKGKKLLFVNVASSCGFTKQYKELQDLSDKYADKLVVIGVPCNQFGSQEKGNASEIQEFCELNFGVTFLLTEKVAVKGNYQHPLYKWLTSEAKNGVKSSSVKWNFQKYLVDCTGNFIDYYYSTTTPMSSRITMYL; from the coding sequence ATGAAAAGAATATCAAAAGCAAAATTAACGGGAAGTGTTGTTATTAAAAAAAATCCCGAATCGATTTATAATATAGCAATCAATGGCCTAAATGGACAACCAATTTTGCTTTCAGCATTTAAAGGAAAGAAACTACTTTTTGTAAATGTTGCTTCTTCGTGTGGTTTTACCAAGCAATATAAAGAATTACAGGATTTAAGCGATAAGTATGCCGATAAACTTGTAGTTATTGGTGTTCCTTGTAATCAGTTTGGAAGTCAAGAGAAAGGAAATGCATCAGAAATTCAAGAATTTTGTGAGTTAAATTTTGGAGTTACTTTTTTGTTAACGGAAAAAGTAGCGGTTAAAGGAAATTATCAGCATCCTTTATATAAATGGCTTACTTCTGAAGCTAAAAACGGAGTTAAAAGTTCAAGTGTAAAATGGAATTTTCAAAAGTATTTAGTAGATTGTACAGGAAATTTTATTGATTATTATTACTCAACGACCACACCAATGAGTTCAAGAATAACAATGTATTTATAA
- a CDS encoding DUF2452 domain-containing protein, which produces MTKNKKPDNVVFNAETQKYDAYLKPYATSVGAPVITTTDTIAWKNRSINKINHKVATQYLELKVAYDKMMEDFEYNKLIFEAKFTFEPIIGQIYHLYKRDNGESFLSIIAPEECTFNSLGSFYLNVDQIWEKV; this is translated from the coding sequence ATGACTAAAAATAAAAAACCTGATAATGTAGTTTTTAATGCAGAAACTCAAAAATACGATGCCTATCTTAAACCATATGCAACATCTGTAGGAGCACCAGTAATTACTACAACAGATACTATTGCTTGGAAAAATAGAAGCATCAATAAAATAAATCATAAAGTAGCTACACAGTACTTAGAGTTAAAAGTAGCCTATGATAAAATGATGGAAGATTTTGAATACAACAAACTTATTTTTGAAGCAAAATTTACTTTTGAACCAATTATAGGACAAATTTATCATCTTTATAAAAGAGATAATGGTGAATCATTTCTTTCGATTATAGCACCAGAAGAATGTACTTTTAACTCATTAGGCAGTTTTTATTTAAATGTTGATCAAATATGGGAAAAAGTGTAA
- a CDS encoding CDP-alcohol phosphatidyltransferase family protein, producing MSKLPKEYKFIDLSDYGRPVARIIVNQIKETSYTPIDVTIWFIISGVTGIACILLGYYWAAAFFLLFKSILDAADGELARVKKTPSHTGRYLDSVADIILNFFIFAALWYITDTFFVYSFLAFLAIQLQGTLYNYYYVILRNNVNGDTTSRIFEYNTPKALKGEKQKNVNLLFKIYKALYGIFDKTIYALDSNAPETKRFPNLLMTALSTFGLGFQLLIISLLLVLGLKEYIVTFFLWYSVMILVFISIRKLL from the coding sequence ATGTCTAAATTACCTAAAGAATATAAATTTATAGATCTTTCTGACTACGGAAGACCAGTAGCAAGAATAATAGTTAATCAAATTAAAGAAACTTCATACACTCCTATTGATGTTACTATATGGTTTATCATTTCAGGTGTTACGGGAATCGCCTGTATACTATTAGGTTATTATTGGGCTGCTGCTTTTTTTTTACTATTTAAATCGATACTTGATGCAGCTGATGGAGAACTAGCTAGAGTAAAAAAAACACCTTCACATACAGGTAGATACCTTGATTCTGTTGCTGATATTATTTTAAACTTCTTTATTTTCGCAGCACTATGGTATATTACAGATACCTTTTTTGTCTATAGTTTTTTAGCCTTTTTAGCAATTCAATTACAAGGAACACTATATAATTACTATTACGTTATTCTAAGAAACAACGTTAATGGCGATACTACAAGTAGAATTTTTGAATACAATACACCAAAAGCTTTAAAAGGAGAAAAACAAAAAAATGTAAACCTTTTGTTCAAAATTTACAAAGCACTATATGGAATATTTGACAAAACAATTTATGCATTAGACTCAAATGCACCAGAAACAAAACGCTTTCCTAATTTATTAATGACAGCTTTATCTACCTTCGGACTTGGATTTCAACTACTAATTATAAGTTTACTGTTAGTTTTAGGTTTAAAAGAATACATTGTTACATTTTTCTTGTGGTACTCTGTAATGATTCTCGTTTTTATAAGTATTCGAAAACTATTATAA
- a CDS encoding GTP-binding protein produces MDDKLYNQIFLKPRFQIDFQMNSEVLLNEIKKHLSDETTYKMKVVDNHVIIDVPDKETHFWSPQLQLEVEEVTETTSKIKGLFGPKPQVWTFFMFLHFVIATAFFIFGVVAYSNWSLKKTAILPIVMLVVLPIIWVVFYFVGTLGKATGKKQMDELKSFAKILLMKIN; encoded by the coding sequence ATGGATGATAAATTATATAATCAAATTTTTTTAAAGCCAAGGTTTCAAATTGATTTTCAAATGAATTCAGAAGTGCTACTTAATGAAATAAAAAAGCATTTATCTGATGAAACAACTTATAAAATGAAAGTGGTAGATAATCATGTAATTATTGATGTTCCTGATAAAGAAACTCATTTTTGGTCTCCTCAGTTACAGTTGGAAGTAGAGGAAGTTACAGAAACAACATCTAAAATAAAAGGGTTATTTGGTCCAAAACCACAAGTTTGGACTTTTTTTATGTTCTTACATTTCGTAATAGCGACTGCTTTTTTTATCTTCGGAGTTGTAGCTTATAGTAATTGGTCGCTAAAAAAAACAGCAATACTACCCATAGTAATGTTGGTTGTTTTACCAATTATATGGGTAGTATTTTATTTTGTAGGAACTTTAGGAAAGGCTACAGGTAAAAAGCAAATGGATGAATTAAAAAGTTTTGCTAAAATATTATTGATGAAAATAAATTAG
- a CDS encoding cryptochrome/photolyase family protein: MKQVNLVFPHQLFQNSPIFENNTRIYIIEEYLFFKQYSFHKQKIAFHRATMKHYANYISNIKNIEIYYIESINPISDIRILIPYLKNKNITHINYIDTTDNWLEKRIKKGCLDNNITTKIYKSPLFINTKEELTSFFKKDKKKYHQTTFYTEQRKKRNILIEPDGTPTGGKWTFDTENRKKYPAKKTPPPIQFPNTDSYYKEAIQYVQTHFSSNLGNLTEYSLYPTNFKNTKQWFVQFLEQRFLEFGTYEDAIVSENSILNHSVLTPMLNVGLITPNEIIETCLTYAEENNIPINSTEGFVRQIIGWREFVRGVYETRGSEERTTNFWKFKKKIPASFYNGTTGIPPIDKTIKKVLQTGYCHHIERLMILGNFNDALRI, translated from the coding sequence ATGAAACAAGTTAATCTAGTATTCCCTCATCAATTATTTCAAAACTCTCCTATTTTTGAAAATAATACTCGTATATATATTATTGAAGAATATTTATTTTTTAAGCAATACTCTTTTCATAAACAAAAAATAGCATTTCATAGAGCCACTATGAAGCACTATGCCAATTACATTAGTAATATTAAAAATATCGAAATATATTATATTGAAAGTATTAACCCCATTTCTGATATAAGAATATTAATTCCTTATTTAAAAAACAAAAATATTACTCATATTAATTATATAGACACTACGGATAATTGGCTTGAAAAAAGAATAAAAAAAGGATGTTTAGATAATAATATTACAACTAAAATATACAAATCACCTTTATTTATAAATACAAAAGAAGAGTTAACAAGCTTCTTTAAAAAGGATAAAAAAAAATACCATCAAACAACTTTTTATACTGAACAACGAAAAAAACGTAATATACTTATAGAACCAGATGGAACACCTACAGGTGGAAAATGGACTTTTGATACCGAAAACAGAAAAAAATATCCTGCAAAAAAAACACCTCCTCCAATTCAATTTCCTAACACAGACAGTTATTATAAAGAAGCTATACAATATGTACAAACTCACTTTTCTTCTAACTTAGGAAACTTAACAGAATACTCATTATATCCAACTAATTTTAAAAACACAAAACAGTGGTTCGTTCAGTTTTTAGAACAACGATTTTTAGAATTTGGAACATACGAAGATGCTATTGTTTCAGAAAATTCAATACTTAATCATAGTGTATTAACTCCTATGCTAAACGTAGGATTGATAACTCCTAATGAAATCATAGAAACCTGTCTAACCTACGCAGAGGAAAACAATATCCCAATTAACTCTACAGAAGGTTTTGTTAGACAAATTATAGGTTGGCGAGAGTTTGTAAGAGGTGTTTATGAAACTAGAGGAAGTGAAGAACGCACTACTAACTTTTGGAAATTTAAAAAGAAAATACCCGCTTCATTTTATAACGGAACTACAGGCATTCCTCCTATCGATAAAACGATAAAAAAAGTATTACAAACTGGCTATTGTCATCATATAGAACGCTTAATGATATTAGGTAATTTCAATGATGCTTTGCGAATTTGA
- a CDS encoding DUF2256 domain-containing protein codes for MKKQHLPQKICLVCKLPFTWRKKWEKNWNEVKYCSQRSRNKK; via the coding sequence ATGAAAAAGCAACATCTCCCTCAAAAAATATGTCTAGTATGTAAACTACCCTTTACATGGCGTAAAAAGTGGGAAAAAAACTGGAATGAAGTAAAATATTGCAGTCAACGTTCTCGAAATAAAAAATGA
- the der gene encoding ribosome biogenesis GTPase Der, producing MSSIVAIVGRPNVGKSTLFNRLVQRREAIVDSVSGVTRDRHYGKSEWNGKEFSVIDTGGYVVGSDDIFEGEIRKQVQLAIEEADIIIFVVDVEQGITPMDAEVAKILRQVKKPIIMAVNKVDNAMRDADAVEFYNLGLGGYHTISSINGSGTGELLDAVAEEIPFEEEEEQNELPRFAIVGRPNAGKSSFINALIGEDRNIVTNIAGTTRDSIDTKYNRFGFEFNLVDTAGIRKKSKVKEDLEFYSVMRAVRAIEHCDVAILVIDATRDFEGQDEKIFWLAEKNKKGIVILVNKWDLVEKETNTMRDFEAKIRQQISPFSDVPIVFTSVLTKQRIFKAIETAVEVFENRKRRIQTSKLNETMLEILEQNPPPAIKGKYIKIKYCMQLPTYTPQFAFFANLPQYVRDPYRRYLENQLRQHYNFNGVPIIIYFRQK from the coding sequence ATGAGTAGTATTGTAGCCATTGTTGGAAGACCGAATGTAGGTAAGTCCACTTTATTTAATCGTTTAGTACAACGTCGTGAAGCGATTGTTGATTCTGTAAGTGGAGTAACCAGAGATAGACATTACGGAAAATCTGAATGGAACGGAAAGGAATTTTCTGTAATTGATACTGGTGGATATGTTGTCGGATCTGATGATATTTTTGAAGGAGAAATACGTAAACAAGTGCAATTAGCTATTGAAGAAGCTGATATAATTATTTTTGTTGTTGATGTTGAACAAGGAATTACTCCTATGGATGCTGAAGTTGCAAAAATATTACGCCAAGTTAAAAAGCCTATTATTATGGCTGTTAACAAGGTAGATAATGCAATGCGTGATGCAGATGCAGTTGAATTCTATAACCTTGGTTTAGGAGGATATCACACTATTTCTTCAATAAATGGTAGTGGAACAGGTGAATTATTAGATGCCGTTGCTGAAGAAATTCCTTTTGAAGAAGAAGAAGAACAAAATGAACTTCCTCGTTTTGCAATTGTAGGACGTCCGAATGCAGGAAAATCGTCGTTTATTAATGCTTTAATTGGTGAAGATAGAAATATCGTAACTAATATTGCAGGTACTACGCGTGATTCTATTGATACGAAATACAATCGTTTTGGTTTTGAATTTAACTTAGTAGATACTGCTGGGATTCGTAAAAAATCAAAAGTAAAAGAAGATTTAGAATTTTACTCTGTAATGCGTGCCGTTCGTGCTATTGAACATTGTGATGTTGCTATTTTAGTTATTGATGCAACTCGTGATTTTGAAGGACAAGATGAAAAAATATTTTGGCTAGCTGAAAAGAATAAAAAAGGAATTGTAATACTTGTTAACAAGTGGGATTTGGTAGAGAAAGAAACCAATACTATGCGTGACTTTGAAGCAAAAATAAGACAGCAAATTTCACCTTTTAGTGATGTGCCAATTGTATTTACTTCGGTATTAACAAAACAACGTATTTTTAAAGCTATTGAAACGGCTGTTGAAGTTTTTGAAAACAGAAAACGTCGTATTCAAACAAGTAAGTTAAACGAAACGATGTTAGAGATTTTAGAACAAAATCCACCTCCTGCAATTAAAGGAAAATACATCAAAATTAAATACTGTATGCAATTACCTACATACACGCCACAGTTTGCATTTTTTGCGAATTTACCGCAGTATGTTAGAGATCCGTACAGACGTTATTTAGAAAATCAACTTCGTCAGCATTATAACTTTAACGGAGTTCCTATTATTATATATTTTAGACAAAAATAA
- a CDS encoding cryptochrome/photolyase family protein: MMLCEFDPDEVYKWFMELFIDAYDWVMVTNIYGMSQFSDGGLIATKPYISGSNYILKMSNYKKGEWQAVWDGLFWRFMHIHRNFFLSNPRLGMLVRMFDKMPIEKQQIHLNNGEKYLINLAISH; the protein is encoded by the coding sequence ATGATGCTTTGCGAATTTGACCCTGATGAAGTATATAAATGGTTTATGGAACTTTTTATTGATGCTTACGACTGGGTAATGGTTACCAATATTTACGGAATGAGTCAGTTTTCAGATGGTGGATTAATAGCTACAAAACCTTATATAAGTGGTAGCAACTATATTCTTAAAATGAGTAATTATAAAAAAGGAGAATGGCAAGCTGTTTGGGATGGACTATTTTGGAGGTTTATGCACATACATCGTAATTTCTTTTTATCAAATCCAAGGTTAGGAATGCTAGTACGTATGTTTGATAAAATGCCTATCGAAAAACAACAAATACACCTAAATAATGGTGAAAAATATTTAATAAATTTAGCTATTTCTCATTAA